The stretch of DNA GCGCAATAGTGCCAAGGGTTGTGAAAACCTTAATTTAGTGCAGGACAAAATAATGCAACAAGAGACCAATGTCCCAACCTTAAAACAGGGACTTGAAACTTTCAAGCCTGACTACAGTGAACAAAAGGGAAATCGAGTAGATGGTTCAAAGCCTATTTGGAAGTATGAAACTGGGCCTGGAGGAACAAGTCGAGGAAAACCTGCTGTGGGTGATATGCTGCGGAAAAGCTCTGATATTAAGCCTGGTGTGAGCAGCAAAAAGTTTGATGATCGGCCCAAAGGAAAGCATACTTCTGCTGTTGCCTCCAAAGAGGACTCGTGGACCCTGTTTAAGCCACCCccagtttttccagtggacaaTAGCAGTGCTAAAATCGTTCCTAAAATAAGTTATGCAAGCAAAGTTAAGGAAAACCTCAACAAAACTGTACAGAACTCTTCTGTGTCAccatcttcatcttcatcttccTCATCATCTACTGGGGAAACTCAGACCCAAGCTTCAAGTCGATTATCCCAGGTCCCTATGTCAGCGCTGAAATCTGTTACTTCGGCCAGCTTTTCTAATGGGCCAGTTTTAGCAGGGACTGATGCAAGTGTGTATTCTCCAGGGGGTCAGCCACTGCTAACTACTGCTGCTAATACTCTAACACCCATCTCTTCTGGGACTGATTCAGTTCTCCAGGACATGAGTCTGACTTCAGCAGCTGTTGAACAAATTAAGTCCAGCCTTTTTATCTACCCTTCAAATATGCAAACTGTGCTGTTGAGCACAGCTCAAGTGGATCTACCCTCTCAGACAGATCAGCAAAACCTGGGGGATATCTTCCAGAATCAGTGGGGTTTATCATTTATCAATGAACCCAGTGCTGGCCCTGAAACTGTTACTGGGAAGTCATCAGATCATAAAGTGATGGAGGTGACATTTCAAGGGGAATATCCTGCCACTTTGGTTTCACAGGGTGCTGAAATAATCCCCTCAGGAACTGAGCATCCTGTGTTTCCCAAGGCATATGAGCTGGAAAAACGGACTAGTCCTCAAGTTCTGGGTAGCATTCTAAAATCTGGGACTACTAATGAGAGTGGAGCCTTATCCTTGGAACCCAGTCATATAGGTGACCTGCAAAAAGCAGACACCAGTAGTCAAGGTGCTTTAGTGTTTCTCTCAAAGGACTATGAGGTAGAAAATCAAAATCCTCTGGCGTCTCCTACGAACACTTTGTTAGGCTCCGCCAAAGAACAGAGATACCAGAGAGGCCTAGAAAGGAATGATAGCTGGGGTTCTTTTGACCTGAGGGCTGCTATTGTATATCACACTAAAGGTAACTTGTTTGTTTCCTATATGAAATTTCTTACTGGTCGtttattaatgcatatttattggCTGTTATACTAAGGGTGAATTTTGGAAGCTACTATGAGATTCTTTAAGGATTGCAGAGCTTAGTTGAGAATAACATTATGGATAAGCAGCTGGTATCAAACAATTCAGGGTCTTGGAAATAGTATGGCTGAAGTTTAGAAGGAATATTCACTTTTGcaacttaaaaacatttctttttatataaacaaGTTATAATCGAGCTCTTTTGTTCAGGGAATAAAGGGGTGGGGGTGCTAAAGGGatgatgttttattttctcttaaacacTCATAAgagttctatttaatttttttctttgaatagctgtgtctcctttgctttttatatcATGTGCTTATTAGTGAGCTCAATTAATAGTTCTAATTTGCCTAAAATGAATAGGAACAGTGTTTTGGAGAAGTCTAAAAAGTTAAGAGTGTCAgctaatttgttttcttataagaAGGAGTAATGGGTGCTAAAGGTAACTAGAAATAAACTACCGTTACAGGGACAGTTAGCATTATAGCAACCAGGTTTTTGGGAGTCTGTTTTTCATAGCCCCAAAGCCCATGTTAAAAATGAACCAGATACCTTTCAAGCTCCATGTTAATAACTTCTTTAGAATATGGTTTATTTGTGCTTTAAAGGAAAATTTGTTTTATGGTATAAGTAATTTAAATCCTTAaaacaatgtttttcttgtttgtttttgcagtATTCAtgtagcagttttttaaaaaattatttttgaattgaagtgtagttgaatTAGTGTATTattgctctacagcaaagtgactcagttttacatatctttttcatattttcttgtatggtatatcacaggatattgagtatagttccctgtgctatacagtaggaccttgttttattattccatatatatgccatATCCCATACTCCCAACAGTGGTTTTTGTTCTGTGAATGATGTTTACAAATGATGTTACAAGCACCTCTTTGCTTTGGAGAAGAGTggttttcagttttccttctctgtcttccacacCTCCCCTGAAAGAAATCCTTACCCCCTGCATGCATGTGTACACCCAATATATACTGCACAGCCCCATTTTGAACAGTAGCTCATTTAGGCAATGATTTGCAATTGTAAGGAAGAGGTAGCATAcctgatggtggtgatgaggcAATTCATATTTTCCTTAGAAGAATCACTGCTTTGTAGATGAATAACAAAGCTATTTATGTGACTTCTAAGCAAATTATCTAGTCTCCATACCTTTCTGTCTGCAGATTGTAAAACATTTAGTAAACAGATAcccatttaaatttttcttcctttaaaaaatgggaataaatagAATTGCCTATGGGACTTTAGGAGTAGAAATCCTGGCAGATAAAATTATCTGTCTTCACTTTTCTCCAGCACTGCTCTTTGGAAGTAAATAAAAGTTAACTAAGAGCTGGATATTTTTAGGAAAGTTTAGGGGAAAAAGAAATACTTAGTTTCTTAAGACATTGGTTAATTATAAGTTAAATTCTGCCAGggtatttgtaatattttctgtGCCATCTGCCCTCCAGAGACCACTATATTTGGAAAATCTTTGCCAAACTGTTTTACAGCTGTGGTGGTTGTGTGAACCTGAGAGGTTCTCCCACAAC from Bos mutus isolate GX-2022 chromosome 19, NWIPB_WYAK_1.1, whole genome shotgun sequence encodes:
- the NUFIP2 gene encoding FMR1-interacting protein NUFIP2; the protein is MEEKPGQPQSQHHHSHHHPHHHPQQQQQQQQPHHHHHYYFYNHSHNHHHHHHHQQPHQYLQHGAEGSPKAQPKPLKHEQKHALQQHQETPKKKTGYGELNGNAGEREISLKSLGSEEATNPISRVLNGNQQVVDTNLKQTVKSSTFGKAGIKTRNFIQKNSMDKKNGKSYENKSGENQSIDKTDTVAIPNGVVTNNSGYITNGYMGKGADNDGSGSESGYTTPKKRKARRNSAKGCENLNLVQDKIMQQETNVPTLKQGLETFKPDYSEQKGNRVDGSKPIWKYETGPGGTSRGKPAVGDMLRKSSDIKPGVSSKKFDDRPKGKHTSAVASKEDSWTLFKPPPVFPVDNSSAKIVPKISYASKVKENLNKTVQNSSVSPSSSSSSSSSTGETQTQASSRLSQVPMSALKSVTSASFSNGPVLAGTDASVYSPGGQPLLTTAANTLTPISSGTDSVLQDMSLTSAAVEQIKSSLFIYPSNMQTVLLSTAQVDLPSQTDQQNLGDIFQNQWGLSFINEPSAGPETVTGKSSDHKVMEVTFQGEYPATLVSQGAEIIPSGTEHPVFPKAYELEKRTSPQVLGSILKSGTTNESGALSLEPSHIGDLQKADTSSQGALVFLSKDYEVENQNPLASPTNTLLGSAKEQRYQRGLERNDSWGSFDLRAAIVYHTKEMESVWNLQKQDPKRIITYNEAMDSPDQ